tatttgtattattaaaTGTTATGCATGAATTGGTCTCTTAGTACAACACatgattaattaaaattaatgaggTATCTCAACCTTAGATGTAAGTTTCATATTGATTTTCTTTAGATCCTAGTAATTGTACTTAAAATGAGATGTCTAAGTATACTTTATTCAATTAATAGGAATCATATTTCAATTTCTTTCTCTCTATTCATTTACTAATTTATCCTTTTTGTTTATTGTCTGAACCATCATTTGAGTCCAATATGGACTTTCTCCTATTTGCATTTCGACGTTGAGCCATGGAGGCccaaatattcttttttttgagtcaccgtcttcaaaaaaaataaaaagagatgcTGATTTACAGGTTGCTGGAGTTGAAAATAGGCTGTATAAGgtgtatatacagtctgatatacatgaaaatagtgatgtatacactgatatacagtgtatatacatcCGCAATAGATAGTGGAATTGGGCCTAAGGCCCAAAATGCATGTGACTCAAtaacttagtccaggcgtaTAGAAACTAAGTGTTGAGCcaaattttcatactttattcatttatatttaattggggttgtaataatttatttatttatttacgtttatttatacttgcgtagaagttgatttagtttggtttaacttaatTGAATTCCCCTAAAAGAGAAACcatattttctgttaatttattctttaaaaatgtttttattttagtgtttttttttacttaaacatttcaacaaatataattttcttccaaattatctTAAAGGTTTTAAATTgatgttctttcaaatcaatttaatttaaAGTGTCTTTCTCTAAATTGATTTTTCCCTATATAGCTCAAGTGATTTTTCTTAATTAATCAAAGTCTTAATCgcctttaatttaattaaaatatatttgatctACTAGTTCTCTTTAAActtatttaaaattcatttacttagtcatttaatagagtatatgtttttgataaattatctcaagtatttcaagttgatttattgctcaaataaatatatttatctttactacttataaataattttctcaaagttagtcaaataatttttaaatcgtcAGATAACCGTACGTTAGCGGCCATTTTGAGtgctaacaccttctcaaagtggaaatttgaacccttacccattttctctaatttttaagacttaaatttgttaaggtcttttaaattaagttttcttaatttctttaaaaaattaaatgggcaactcttctttttctaaaattgatttttttctaacaattgaaattaattttaaaccatttttttccgacataacaaaCTCGATGAAATGTTATGATAGCCctaatgtgattatgaacttgatgaaattgGTAATGAAACAAAGACTTTGATGActtataatgatgtgaatgatgtaaATGGTGGTGTTAATGTACTATTGATAATGTGATGTGAATTGTATTGATTGAATTGCGTTCTGATTGTGGACACTATCATATtctcattatttgtgtgaaTATGCTTATTTGCATTGATTTTGGAACACTGTGATGAGACCCGATTAATGATTCTGTCGATGAAAAATGATTTCGATAATTGATAATTATGTCGATGGAAAATGATTTCGGCACTTGATAATTATGCCAATGGGAAATGGTTCCTACGAATGATGACTATGTCGATGGAAAATGGTTCCGGAGGATACATAGACCTCTTGTGTTCCGGCCCTATGGGTTTCGATTTGAGTTAtagcggatgtgtatcattaggacagaCATTCGTCACTTGACATCACATTGCATTACATCACATCTTATCTGTCATCGCAAAGTTGTGTATATACCCCTTGTTGTTTCTGTGATTGATATACTCGATCTTGATGTGATCTATTTGGTGATGCTGATGAGCTATTATTGATTCACGTGTTATTGAAATGTGTACTCTAGATTGAGGTGATTTATGTGCAGGTTTGTAGTTGAGAAGGTTCAGTTGGGATGAAAGGAGTCTTAGTGTTCTATTAGATTTACCTTGTTTTGTAAGTTGGCTTGtcgagtaccgtgttgtttggtactcactccttgctatctacacttatgtaggttCCAAGCCCGAACCGTGATTTTGTATTCCTTTCTCTTATCGGTGGTTTCGAGGAGACTTGAGAAGTAGACGATTGATGCGGATGATCTCTCATGTTCCTTTTACTACGAtttgttctattcgagagacaaagacattgagacttgtacttatcTTTCATTTCCGTTTATTTAGAggtttgtacacgtgacaaccaggGGGATTATTTACGTTGATTAAGACTTTTGCTTTTATATATCTATCTTATTTAAATTGCTTCCGTATTATCTTTTCGTAGTTGTTgagtttaggctgacttgttcgGTGGGATTGaataagtgtcatcacacccggatttgaGTTGTGACACTCTTATTCAAAGATCATACCATGCAGATggattaattatatatatatatatatatatatatatatatatatatatatattgcgtTTCCttacattatttatttatttatatatttttaatactttttgtAAAATTCTTCTGTTATTAATAAATTGATGCATCTATGATAATCGTTGGAGCACCACTCCTATTATTCGAGTTTAACTGAACTGGATATGATCATAGAAAGTTTAATGGATATAACAAGCAAATTTTGAGGATCTTAATAGGGCTTCTTATGCAACTATATAGGCGACAAAAATTCAACTAAATAGTcgtatgtatatgtaatgtatcaatattgtataaataatttataattatgtatatataatgtataattaTGCATcatagatgtatatatatttacatacactttttatacaatatttattcattgaAACAATTCATCTTTCTCAACGAGCTATTTTTTTCAATCCCGACCAACTCAAATCTCCTCTAAATAGTCCCAAATTTTAGTTATGAGATCCTCTTGATGTTTTgagtattttgatatattattcacTTGAAATGATTCAGGTTTCGACATGTcgaatattaaaatttaatctTCAAACTCTATTGttctatttttcatttttcttcttccatggcttcttttctttttctatgttaatttcctacattgtatTGCATCTTGATGATGTCAATAGCACTTACTCTGGTCatgagaaaaaatgaaaatggaACAAAGAGGGCCGATCAAAGTTTCGAAGAAGCATAATTTAATGCGACGTTTGGTTGGTATTTTGATTTCCGTATAGAATATTGAGTAACTTATACTATACTATATTTGGTTGCCATTTTTTGATATATGTAATACctatataattttatacataGTGTTGTATAACTTTATTCTACTTCCACAGTGAAATAAATTTAGTGCAATTTACCTAAATCTCATAATGTTAAGAGTTAGTTACGttatttttctacttttttttaaattacaaaaatttcttaaaatttatgaatttcgaACATATCACTGGACTTCTGGATACATCAGCACACATCCGAATACATAAAATAGGAATGTATCCGAGAGAAAAGAAATGTATCAGAGAAGAAATAGAGATGTATTAGAGAGGGGATATGACATTTGAATACATAAGGGATGGATGTATCAGAGAGGAGAGAGATATATATGAGAAGGGAGATGAAAATGTATCGGCGAAAGTGGAATGATGTATTTAAGAgggaatttttgatatttttttaaatgataattttttttaaagattatgataaaataaaatgtgtatttaaaaagagaaaatgtcaactaaaagaaagaaaaggaaacaaATGAAGATTCACAAGATCCATCacactttcatttttttttttaccttaacTTTTCTTTGTGGACGCTTTTATCATACTATAATGTTAAGCGACTTTAACATATAGTCACTGACGtaaaattaacagaaaattaCAAAAGTAAACATGGGTCAATTCAAATTTTGCTAATTATAATGAGACTGACTTTTATGTCAAAGTAAAGAAATTATCAAGATGTTTCAAAAAGTTGCTATAATTAGGCCAAAATTCATTATCGTGGCCGCCTCAAATAATCTGTCATACATCATGTACAGATTTTTGTTGATCACTCAGTTGAAATATTACtcaaaaaatggattttaatggtaattaattaataataatagctTAATTATcgttaattatatttttttaaaaggcaATTAACATTCTCTATAAATATTTCTAAAGCGTATAGCGATATTGAATTCAATGACAATTAATGTACATAGTTGTTGCCGCTGTAAGCGATTTTTGGTGCAGTGAAAGTGCTTCTAATATACTACtgcctctattccatattagttgaatttctaaggtaatgcacacatattaagaaaaacattcaaggacaaaatttgaaccatatttttctctattaccCTTTTGTTTAATCAGCATCATAATGATGATTAAatatgaaatcataaatacaagtAGTCCTTTATTAgagtataactttgtaagtagtgTAATTTACTCCTGAGAAATTATAAAACTTCATTAATAAAAAGGATAAACAtggaaaaaatttcaaatatttctcttgaactttgaacaattcaactattttgagCTCTAGAAATTCAGCTAATATGCAATAGCGGGAGTGGTATATATCTAGCTACAATTTTCCACTTTTAAATGATCGATAAATGGAATATCTTTATAGACCTACCTAATTAAATGCTCCAATAGTCAAAGTTGTGCTTTTATCTGGAAAAAGTGGATTTTACTTCTCAAAAGTAATTTTGCATTAGGACTCAAATTAATGATGGGAGATTTGTAATTCTAGCACCACACCTATTTAGCTTGGGTTGGAGTTGGAGAAAAATTCAATCCAATAAAATGGGCTAAACAAATATATTTGATGAACATGACTAATTATTGGACCATTTACATATTGTATTTCTGGATTTAATTGTTGatagttatgattttattttgaattatttttatttttaaaaatagtttgagaataactaaaaaactaaaaatctaaagtaatatttaatttatgtcctattttttttttgttgatgaaTCCGTGttataatttagttaatatggACTAAAGAGAGTACCTAATAAAGCATGCTATATATATGGGGAGGCTTATTAGATCAAGACGTAGCAAACATTTCATACTTCTGTATAAACTCTTAAACTCGTTTTTCTTATGATGTTCTTAGTCTATGTAATAATGTTTGggttaattataaattaaaggATTACATTCTCATAAGTCATAtgcattttcttttaattaacaaGCTAGGAAagggaagaaaaaaataatcaaagttTGGGTTTACAAAAAGCGACTTTAGGGAAGTTTAAAAATGACAAAGAAAAAGCACTGCTAATTATTATAAGTTTATGCTAAATTAACGAGTAATTATTTCATGGCCATCCTAGAAACAATTAATTAATCAATTGTTGACCATGAAACATTATGAACTGAAATCCTCCTAATTAATTTGTAGCACACATCGTTGAAGTAGTCAGACAACTCATGATTTAACGAAAAGTACGTCGAGATAATACATCATTATAGGGAGTTAATTTCAAACTATTTgtaacatattattattttaaaaataccaaaaaaaaacctttaaaaTTTCCCCCCTCTaaattactaataaaaataattaaaacaaaaataaaaaatccaatGGGTATTCATTGACaaacacaatttttttcaaatatcattttcactttgaaaaactaaaattacttttttcaaatactcacaattttcatggtcaaatgCCCTCTTAAGGATGTATTCGGAGGGTATATTCATGTTCCGTtggtcaaaatatttgaaaaactttttcacttggaaaacagatttcttcaaaaaagaaaaatgatttctctaGTGAAAGTAGAAGAAACAAGTTCCGCAGATGGTATTCCACATTAATTATGTTATCTCCACCCTGCAACACATCTCATCTTCACCTCCACCCCATACTCTCATCCCCACCACCCTACATctctacccctacccctactCCAAACTTTCATAATATTtgcttaaattatatataaatgcttttatgataatatttttataattacaCACGCAACACGAAAATAAATAGGGAATCACTTATTTTCTAAAAGACATTTTCCTTCCTACCAAACCTACCAATTAAAGAAGACTTCTTTATTCTATGAGGTCAGCTTGTGTAGATATATACTGCTATTGCCAGGAAAGAAAAAACATACTCATGAATTACAGAATTAGTTACTCCTAATCAATATTGCAATCTAGTATATCATGATCTATGATTATGGAATTAATTGCAGATTATAATTAGCATAATTTTTGATCAAAGTACAAAGCAttaatttcatcattaaatAAACCAATTACAATGCCAAAATCTAGTCGGAAAAAAAGGATGTAATTTAAAGTAAGAAGTATTCAAAGGAAAGAATTACTACAAACTTACTTCAAATGGTCAACGGCCTGAAAAATTCCTTTTGCTAAAAATAAATCCTAACAAGTACTCTTCGATAGAGAGGGAGGAAGTTTAAGTGGTCCCACTGGAAATCTTCGACATTATAAGTGTGAGTTGAATTCATATTATCCACTTTCTTGATCTCTCaatgtaataaaaaaaagttagaaaaaaaaaactcatgaaACAATAATACCCGTAAATTCCTTCAAGTTAGAATGGAGGTCGGCCTGTTGACCAATATCCTTCATGAGGTAATTGAATTGAGTTGAGAAGGTTTGGTGGCGGCGTCCCATGAAACATTGATGGGTCGCCTAGTaattgctgttgttgttgtccGCCAGGAGATCCCAGAGTACCTCCTGGCATTGAAAGAGGATTCTGATCATCCTCTTCCAATGGAAGCCTTTCATAAGCCGCATTACTAAATGAAGCAGCCATAATAACAATCGGTCCTGATGCCATAAGCGCACCAACCACGCTTCCTCCTACTACTTGTCCTTGTCCGCCAGCTAAATAAATAGTCAACCCCGAAGCTGCTGGGGGAGCTGGCGGAGGCAGGAAAGATCCGGATAAAGATAAGATCTCAAATCGACCGTGAAGAGTTACAATCTCACCAGGTGAAGCTGGTTGTTTTAAGTTGACATTAATAACATTTCCCGTTCCACTCATAATACAAACTCCTCTTTGCCTTCTTCTCGAAAAATTGGATACGCTTTCCATTACATCACAACCGTCCGCGATTTCGATGATGTGTGTTCGGAGGGCGTTGGCGCTGTCTCGATTGATGATAATGGGTGGTTTGGGCTTGTTTTTTGATCCAGCGGGTCGTCCTCTTGGCCTTCTTGACATCTCTCCTTCCTCATCCATAGCCTTTTACTTCAATTCTACACTTAAtttcttcaagaaaaggagTGAAGAAGCTAAAAAAATTGAAGTACAAGTAAGTAAAAGGTAATTTTTGTGTTAGGGTTTAGCTAACTAAGAGAAGAGAGTTAGATCGGCCATATATGATACTATGGGTTATGTGTACATATATGTCTTTGGTTCTGCTTATATATTATGCGTGCTAATGGGCGGTGGAATATGGGTCCTCCCTTCTCTCTCCCCATAATAGTTTATCTTGCATTCAATATAGATATATTGTTTATGTAcatatttgttttatttagTCACGGTTGTAAAAGATATGTTCCCACTTTAATATTTAACGGTTAAAGTAAGTGAAATTGTTTGTTTGGTGTAATAATACTCCTTCTGTCCCATTTTTACGTGCCCTCATTGACTTAGCTAGCGGGGCAACCGGGTTTGGCACGGGGGAGGGAAACAAAAATAGAGTGTGTGATAGgtgtttgagaaaaaaaaagatttttgaaatttatggtatAAAATAATCCTTAGATATTTGTGTGATTGCAAATTTTTAaggaaattttaaagttaaatagtTTTCAATTATAGTAAAGTAacattttttgttctttttaaaacgaattaaaaaagaaagagtgTCATATAAAATAGGACGGAAGGAGCAGTAGATGCTATAGTGAGTATTTATCTTTGTTTCTCTCTCCATGTGGTGCATACAATTAGGGAAACCAATTAAGGTTTACTCATTTGATTAGATATCTTTTTAATATATGTTTTGACTCTTTAAAAAAGGATTAACATTCTTTTATATGAATTGgttattttattgagtctcttAATGTTGTTATTAGTACATTAACTCTTATAGGAGTTAGCGTGTTGTTTTTGACTTGTTTAATCTGATTGTGGTGGTCAGATAGATGTTGTCCGTTCTTAATTAGCGGTCTTtgtttaatttttgaatatgtaaaaaaatttgatagaaaattctTCTTCCTTTAATATAATAGACCTTAcgcaataaatttaaaataatcacGGCTCCTATACGATTATCAAACATCAAGTGAGAAAAAAATGTTTATTCTATGTCCTTTATTAaagtatttcttttatttttggagtTTCATGTTTCTCAAGTTATCATGTAAAATGTTTTAGTTGTAGAAACCCTAGATCCCTCACTCCGTATTTAATATACCTCTTGTCCATTTCGTTGGTCTGTCTCGACACATAAACTTTCTTCATTTTCGTTGActaagaagaaaacaaaaaccTTCTCTTCCTCACATGCGTAGATACTATACTTGATTAGTTAAGcgtttcccttttttttcttcaaaatgaaATATTCCTACCATATGTCTTTAACTATACTACTTAATTACTATCAAATATTATGATGGAGtggtaaatatttatttatttttaatcaaagaTTTTAAATTCGATTCTTGGGTATAAAGCAAGTCGCTTTAGTAGAGAGAGTTTTATCCCAAAGTAAGTTTTTTCTGTGTAGACCCAGATTAATCAAGTCCCAAACCAGATAAAAACTACTATTTGCATGCAACGTTATGTTCTTATATATGTGTTGCTAGCTATCATTTGTTCTATGATAGTgccattttctttttaaaaagcaTATGAACAAACTCTATGTATGTTCCAATAACCACATGCACCATTATACTCTATGTATGTTGTGCAAATTCTTCAGTTCGTGTGAAATTCCTTAACTTTCCTCAGTTTTAGCAAAACCCTGGTCTGTGGGTCCATTATGcatcaaaattgtcaaatccGCCCTATCTTGCGGGTCTATTTTCCCCCGTGATCTGCCTTTGGTCTCATTGGCTAacacctttttttaaaaaaataactatgGGTAACTCTAGTTTCATTTCTTCAATTATCTCAGTGCTGGAGATGTATACATGTATCTATATATTATTGAATGAAAGGGCATGAttcaatttaataattttgcTCTTCTAGGGATGGTGATTAATACAAATAAAACTAACATGACTTTCGAAGTACATGATACTATATGAATAAACATTGACCAAAGAGAACATAGAAAATACAAGGTtgctaattaatattttaatataatccaACGAGAAGCGATTTGTGTACTTGTCTATTGACTCTTGGGTAAAGTATATTAAATCCACAATTTGAATATAAGATTGAAGTGTTTTTGACCAAATAATAGGCCTAGCTAGTTACACCtatttcaatttgaattttataaatttaaaataaattattaaattttaaattactaataattttttcataataattGTCCACCATTAACTTGACACagagattaaaaaataataaattatatgaataattttatcaaatgaCTCTTAGTAAATAGAAGTCATCTAAACTGTTTAATagcaaaagtaaaaaaaaaatagatacaTCATAATGCATTATTCATTGTTTTTATAAACTAGACAAATATTATTGAACGTTTCAAAATAATATAGtgaataaataaagataaacgGTGGAAAGTAACAAATAAGGAATTTTAATCATAGTAAATTCCTTCAAACTCATAAACTTTACTCTAGCTTAGCTCCTAATCATCTGATTTGAAAAAAAGAACGAACCTATTAATGAAAAGCACATGGTTTGACCGCAAAAAACGAGAGGGGGTGATGGGGCGCGAGGTTAGCGCTGACACAATTAGGGGGCACTTGCACTTATGTTGGATCGGCCAAAAATAAGGACAACTCTACAGCACTGTTTTTTGTACTTTCCCCTATAAGAGTTAGCTTTGCAACTCTGCTATTCTTGCTTACTTTTCTTTACCTTTTGGATCCCTAAATCCAAGTAAAGATGCTCTTTGTTGGCTCCGCCTGCCATCTCCGAATTGATTGTAGATTCAATATGAACTTAAAAAGACATccgatgaaaaataaaaaaacaatagCTAATGCTTCATGAATCACACACTCAACACCTTATTATTCCCTCCCACCGGCCcgattttattaaatatatgtcacaatttttttctttttagagtctatttgaattgatttttagtcgtatttttaaaaattataatgtctctctttttttttaataattttttaattttaattttttcatgtgaTATGTTTAAGGTAtaacattaaaaaatattttgatacattcatGCTtcaacatatctttaattttttaccataaaattcaaaaatcttctttactttcttaaaccaaacaatcaaattgaaataaagggattattttattctacaaattcCAAAAagccttttttttgttttataaatGTCAAGCCCAATCAAACACTTTAATTCACAAAAAATAGGAACACAACATGATTTGCGCATACTTCTCCTCCATCATTTTCCCTAAACGCCACCATATCCAAGACTCCCATTTAATTAACTAAGGtaagtgataaaatatctataatACGAAAATGACACATTATATATCTATTAATGTACTTAGTTTGCTATAAACAATCATAGAACTTCTTCATTTAGACTTTCAtagtaaaaaaattacaaaaattaggaaatatttgCTTAATTTATGCATATTTGTTTAAGAATTTACTtaacatgtataaataatatattcaaaatttaataaacttaaaaaattGTGATCGTCaactcaaaaattaaaatttgtgaCTCTGCCCCTAATCTAATGTATGATTTCGAACAACCATCAGAACAGCTGCTCTTCTCTTGCACATGCAAATTTGAGGTATTCAAGATgaaaaatacatataaaatgGCGTCAACGTTATCTATTGGTTCGATTAATAATGACCTTATTATATGCAAGCTGTTAACTTCTGTCTTAATTAATTAACCATGTTGTTTTCTTTAGACACTAATCCATGTGGCATCTGAGTATTATAATTAGATAAATTAGCTTTAAACGGTATCTATGCTaccatatttatttttaattttatttttggttaatTTTCTTATTGGACTTTTGAAAGCAGAGGGGAGTACTTtaagattttgagtttataagttctaaaattctagaaaaaacaATCTATTGAATATTTATACGTTAAtcgaattttaaatataattacaaTGTCACTATCAAATTACTGAATTATGCCGAATTTGTAAATTACCCTTGTCTGAAAATGACTACGTGGGTTGGTTGGACAACAAACACTACATGTAAGTATGAAATTAACTACAGAATATATCAGCAATTTCTAGCTAATCCGTCGCTTAAACACTCATAGTAATTGGATTTTCTTATAATCCCGTTAATTCATAGCTAAATAAGTTTATAATGAGATTTTTATTGTAAATTAGTTGCGAAAGTTGGTTGTTTACTAATTAATCGTTTTCTTTGAAACATAAGCAAATTTCTATGTGAATTGCacctaattaattaaatttctgCTTTAGTTTCCCACAGGCTCTCTCTGTGTTTACTTATCTTGCAGGAAGACTTATAATTAGTTATGGATATTTGAGCTTAAGATTATACTTCTTCCgtccatttttacttgtccaatata
This Solanum dulcamara chromosome 8, daSolDulc1.2, whole genome shotgun sequence DNA region includes the following protein-coding sequences:
- the LOC129900476 gene encoding AT-hook motif nuclear-localized protein 22-like, whose product is MDEEGEMSRRPRGRPAGSKNKPKPPIIINRDSANALRTHIIEIADGCDVMESVSNFSRRRQRGVCIMSGTGNVINVNLKQPASPGEIVTLHGRFEILSLSGSFLPPPAPPAASGLTIYLAGGQGQVVGGSVVGALMASGPIVIMAASFSNAAYERLPLEEDDQNPLSMPGGTLGSPGGQQQQQLLGDPSMFHGTPPPNLLNSIQLPHEGYWSTGRPPF